In a genomic window of Acidobacteriota bacterium:
- the nthA gene encoding nitrile hydratase subunit alpha produces MESSRKESSRREFLKTTSTAVGAAAGASALPNHAHGQEHDHQDVPSDLTLRVKSLESLLVEKGLVDRAALDVLVDTYENKIGPRNGARIVAKAWSDPAFKQRLLADADKAIAEFGFISANAHMVALENTPKVHNMVVCTLCSCYPWAVLGLPPVWYKSAPYRSRAVIDPRGVLKEFGAAVAEDSEVRVWDSTAEQRYLVLPERPAGTENMSEEQLADLVTRNSMIGVSQALLPKGGAR; encoded by the coding sequence ATGGAGTCATCGCGCAAGGAGTCATCGCGCCGGGAATTTCTAAAGACAACGAGTACCGCGGTGGGAGCCGCTGCCGGTGCGTCGGCGTTGCCCAACCACGCTCATGGTCAGGAGCACGATCATCAGGACGTTCCCTCCGACCTGACCCTGCGCGTCAAGTCGCTCGAATCGCTGCTTGTGGAAAAGGGATTGGTGGACCGCGCCGCGCTCGACGTGCTGGTGGACACCTACGAAAACAAGATTGGCCCGCGCAACGGGGCGCGCATCGTGGCCAAAGCCTGGAGCGATCCAGCCTTCAAACAGCGCCTGCTGGCCGACGCCGACAAGGCCATCGCCGAGTTCGGATTCATCAGCGCCAACGCTCACATGGTGGCGCTGGAGAACACTCCCAAGGTACACAATATGGTTGTCTGCACGCTGTGCTCCTGCTATCCCTGGGCGGTGCTGGGGCTGCCGCCGGTGTGGTATAAGTCGGCCCCCTATCGCTCGCGCGCGGTGATCGATCCACGCGGCGTGCTGAAAGAGTTTGGTGCCGCGGTGGCGGAAGATTCCGAGGTCCGCGTCTGGGACAGCACGGCGGAACAGCGTTATCTCGTATTGCCGGAGCGCCCGGCGGGCACCGAGAACATGAGCGAGGAGCAACTCGCAGATCTGGTGACGCGCAACTCGATGATCGGCGTCAGCCAGGCGCTCCTGCCGAAGGGAGGCGCGCGATGA
- a CDS encoding CbtB-domain containing protein, with the protein MQATAALEQAQSRTAQATAWLPGLAVMIFGFLMVIGVGFSQISAAHNATHDSRHAAGFPCH; encoded by the coding sequence ATGCAAGCAACAGCCGCACTTGAACAGGCACAATCGCGAACCGCGCAGGCCACCGCGTGGCTGCCCGGTCTGGCGGTGATGATCTTCGGCTTTCTTATGGTCATCGGCGTGGGCTTCTCGCAGATATCCGCCGCGCACAATGCCACGCATGACAGCCGCCACGCTGCGGGCTTCCCCTGCCATTAG
- a CDS encoding 50S ribosomal protein L13, with protein sequence MSTYVPKKNDVIPKWYLVDAEGQALGRVATCVATLLRGKHRPTFTPYLDTGDHVIVLNATKIRWTGKKLEQKVYRHYTGYPGGVREKSARRSWDENPSDAVREAVFGMLPKNKLRDRMTNRLLVYRDTKHPHQAQQPEAYKMAAAKI encoded by the coding sequence ATGTCTACTTACGTTCCGAAAAAAAATGATGTAATCCCCAAATGGTATCTTGTCGATGCCGAAGGGCAGGCGCTGGGGCGAGTGGCTACGTGCGTGGCCACGCTATTGCGTGGCAAGCATCGGCCGACCTTCACGCCTTATTTGGACACGGGCGATCATGTCATCGTGCTGAATGCCACCAAGATTCGCTGGACCGGCAAAAAGCTTGAGCAGAAGGTCTATCGCCACTACACCGGCTATCCCGGCGGAGTGCGCGAGAAGTCGGCGCGCCGGAGCTGGGATGAAAATCCTTCCGATGCCGTGCGCGAGGCCGTCTTTGGCATGCTGCCCAAGAACAAGCTACGTGACCGCATGACCAACCGTCTGTTGGTCTACAGGGACACGAAGCATCCACATCAGGCGCAGCAGCCGGAGGCCTATAAAATGGCCGCTGCCAAGATATAG
- the nthB gene encoding nitrile hydratase subunit beta — protein sequence MNGVHDMGGMHGMGPIRYEENEPVFHAPWEGRVYVMNRALGAWRKWNTDASRHVKELIPPADYLRMSYYERWYAGLIELLVTRGLITRAEADSGKPAPGLAKANPPVTVDNIPALLKGGAPATMPQVAPKFRQGQRVRARNIHPTGHTRLPRYARGKQGTIVRDNGVFAFADTMAHFLGEKPHHCYSVRFLAHELWGDQAKPQDSVYLDLWDDHLEPA from the coding sequence ATGAACGGCGTACATGACATGGGCGGCATGCACGGCATGGGCCCTATCCGTTACGAGGAAAATGAGCCGGTCTTTCATGCTCCGTGGGAAGGGCGCGTCTATGTGATGAACCGCGCTCTGGGCGCCTGGCGCAAATGGAACACCGACGCTTCGCGCCATGTGAAGGAGTTGATCCCACCCGCCGACTATCTGCGCATGAGCTACTACGAACGCTGGTACGCGGGGCTGATCGAATTGCTGGTAACGCGCGGCCTGATCACTCGGGCTGAAGCGGACAGCGGTAAGCCCGCGCCGGGTTTAGCCAAGGCGAATCCCCCGGTGACCGTAGACAATATTCCGGCATTGCTGAAGGGAGGCGCTCCCGCCACGATGCCGCAGGTCGCGCCGAAGTTTCGCCAAGGCCAGCGCGTGCGCGCGCGCAACATACATCCGACGGGGCACACGCGCCTGCCTCGTTACGCTCGCGGCAAACAGGGAACCATCGTGCGAGACAACGGCGTCTTCGCCTTCGCCGACACCATGGCCCACTTTCTCGGCGAGAAGCCGCATCACTGCTACTCGGTGCGTTTCCTCGCGCATGAGTTGTGGGGCGATCAGGCCAAGCCACAGGATTCGGTTTATCTCGATCTTTGGGACGATCATTTGGAACCGGCCTGA
- a CDS encoding 30S ribosomal protein S9 codes for MEQYYGTGRRKTSTARVFLRPGQGNYKVNGKTADEFFLTPTRRSQVRLPLQLVDMAEKFDVLITVKGGGNNAQAGAVRMGISRALLEFNPELRPVLRKEGFLTRDPRQKERKKYGQKGARKRFQFSKR; via the coding sequence ATGGAACAGTACTACGGAACCGGCAGACGCAAGACCAGCACGGCGCGGGTTTTCCTGCGGCCCGGCCAGGGCAACTATAAGGTAAATGGCAAGACCGCGGACGAATTTTTTCTCACACCCACTCGCCGCAGTCAGGTGCGCCTGCCCTTGCAACTGGTTGACATGGCCGAGAAGTTTGACGTGCTGATTACCGTCAAGGGCGGCGGCAACAACGCCCAAGCCGGCGCCGTTCGCATGGGTATCTCACGCGCACTGCTGGAGTTCAATCCGGAGCTGCGTCCGGTCCTGCGAAAAGAAGGTTTCCTGACGCGTGATCCGCGCCAGAAGGAGCGCAAGAAGTACGGACAGAAGGGCGCTCGCAAGCGCTTCCAGTTCTCCAAGCGCTAG
- a CDS encoding tetratricopeptide repeat protein, with translation MLLSPALFAQEAVAPAQPQFYAVIIGVSEFENLPKEEWLDYADDDAQAFYDFVTSPRGRGFPPENVFLMTNEEAKQAAMRSRLGSTLAKKLKPEDTVYIFIASHGMVEKDAAREGYLLAADSDREDLYTSALPMRELGNIMQNRLKNAKRIFLFADVCRAGKLGQVQGNVNRYIEDASSRGETMGLLASRPNEFSRESDQWGGGHGVFSYFLLRGLSGEADEDKDNTVTAAEIVSYLQTNVENATERQQHIRDFGNFEPETPMSFVDKAAPKDWKLGPASPTARRGRGYPTLGMSAALQAPGQQPRAGISPSDELRNSFEQSIRDGRLLAPPGNNAIELHQRYTALPVDEDDRAEADEKLVIALASAGDKVLWAYRRGDQVIRLDAAKYEEGARLFGRASEVAVDDISLQAKAKFMQGRAQVENRQFVAGISTLREAIALDPEAAFSYNALGIAYMQQQRWNDAIDNFRAASARADKWVYPHYNLANVYASQLRYREAEEEFRVGIQLGQELGMRYSYLHYNLGVLYLFQGRLPQAEEQFRRAIEMKPDEAMAHHNLGLIFEQRNNQREAEASFRRAADLNAQLIEPRMKLAEIYRRQRNPQLQQSVLREAVNAGATVAGPYETLGRVLLDEKKFADAEMVYMQMLGAGVEPVIALTGLGDVHAAQGNRGQAVDDYRQAIARSTDRRVTGELERKLRNVERSQ, from the coding sequence GTGCTGCTGTCCCCGGCGCTATTCGCGCAGGAAGCGGTCGCGCCGGCCCAGCCGCAATTCTATGCCGTGATCATTGGCGTGTCCGAGTTTGAAAACCTGCCCAAGGAAGAGTGGCTGGACTACGCCGATGACGACGCTCAGGCGTTCTACGATTTCGTAACCAGCCCGCGCGGACGTGGCTTCCCCCCTGAGAACGTTTTCTTGATGACCAATGAAGAGGCCAAGCAGGCGGCGATGCGCAGCCGCCTGGGCAGCACTCTGGCCAAGAAGCTTAAGCCCGAGGACACCGTGTATATCTTCATCGCCTCGCACGGCATGGTGGAGAAGGATGCCGCGCGCGAAGGCTATCTGCTGGCGGCTGATTCGGATCGCGAAGACCTCTATACCAGCGCGTTGCCGATGCGCGAGCTGGGCAACATCATGCAGAACCGACTGAAGAACGCCAAGCGCATTTTCCTGTTCGCGGACGTCTGCCGCGCCGGAAAACTTGGGCAGGTGCAGGGCAATGTGAACCGCTACATCGAAGACGCCAGTTCGCGCGGCGAGACCATGGGGCTGCTGGCCAGCCGCCCCAATGAGTTTTCCAGAGAGAGCGATCAGTGGGGCGGCGGCCACGGCGTCTTCTCCTACTTCCTGCTGCGCGGCCTCAGCGGCGAAGCGGACGAGGACAAGGACAATACGGTGACCGCGGCGGAGATTGTCAGTTATCTGCAAACCAACGTCGAGAATGCCACGGAGCGCCAGCAGCACATCCGCGATTTCGGCAACTTCGAGCCGGAGACGCCCATGTCGTTCGTGGACAAGGCCGCACCGAAGGATTGGAAACTCGGCCCTGCCTCCCCCACCGCGCGTCGCGGTCGCGGATATCCGACACTGGGGATGTCAGCAGCGTTACAGGCTCCTGGCCAACAACCCCGAGCAGGCATTTCGCCGAGCGATGAACTGCGCAACAGCTTTGAGCAGTCAATCCGTGATGGCCGCCTGCTGGCGCCACCGGGCAACAATGCCATTGAGCTGCATCAGCGCTACACGGCGCTACCGGTAGACGAGGATGACCGCGCCGAAGCGGACGAGAAATTGGTAATTGCGCTGGCCTCGGCGGGAGACAAAGTTTTGTGGGCCTATCGGCGTGGCGATCAGGTGATCCGTCTGGATGCCGCCAAGTATGAAGAGGGCGCCAGGCTGTTTGGACGCGCGAGCGAAGTGGCCGTTGATGATATTTCGTTGCAAGCCAAAGCCAAATTCATGCAGGGCCGCGCGCAGGTGGAGAATCGTCAGTTCGTGGCGGGCATCAGCACACTGCGGGAAGCCATCGCGCTGGACCCCGAAGCCGCCTTCTCCTACAACGCGCTGGGCATCGCCTACATGCAGCAGCAGCGCTGGAACGATGCCATCGACAATTTCCGCGCGGCCTCCGCGCGAGCTGACAAATGGGTCTACCCGCATTACAATCTTGCCAATGTTTACGCCAGCCAGCTGCGCTATCGCGAAGCCGAAGAGGAGTTCCGCGTCGGTATCCAACTGGGGCAGGAACTGGGCATGCGGTATTCCTACCTGCATTACAATCTCGGCGTACTGTATCTGTTTCAGGGACGACTGCCGCAGGCGGAAGAACAGTTTCGCCGAGCCATTGAAATGAAGCCGGACGAAGCCATGGCCCACCACAACCTAGGCCTGATCTTCGAGCAGCGCAACAATCAGCGCGAGGCGGAGGCCAGCTTCCGGCGCGCGGCGGATTTGAACGCCCAGCTGATTGAGCCACGCATGAAGCTCGCGGAGATCTATCGCCGCCAACGCAATCCGCAGCTTCAGCAGTCCGTGCTTCGCGAGGCCGTGAATGCCGGCGCAACGGTTGCAGGGCCCTATGAGACACTCGGGCGCGTGTTGTTGGACGAGAAGAAGTTTGCAGACGCCGAGATGGTGTACATGCAGATGCTCGGCGCCGGCGTTGAGCCGGTGATTGCGTTGACTGGCCTCGGCGATGTTCACGCCGCGCAGGGTAATCGAGGGCAAGCCGTCGATGACTACCGCCAAGCTATCGCTCGCTCCACCGATCGCCGCGTTACCGGCGAACTGGAGAGGAAACTTCGCAATGTGGAGCGGAGTCAATGA
- a CDS encoding nitrile hydratase accessory protein, with amino-acid sequence MTTNESTPLAEKIAALPPLPRDEGGPVFAEPWQAQAFAMAVKLSEQGHFTWKEWAAALADELKAAADAGHPDDGSRYYEYWLAALERLVKEKSLTTESALLERKEAWADAYRHTPHGKPVELRAAAK; translated from the coding sequence ATGACTACCAATGAATCCACTCCGTTGGCTGAGAAGATCGCGGCCTTGCCGCCGCTGCCGCGCGACGAAGGCGGGCCGGTGTTCGCCGAGCCTTGGCAGGCGCAGGCCTTCGCCATGGCTGTGAAGCTCTCCGAGCAGGGCCACTTCACCTGGAAAGAGTGGGCCGCGGCGCTCGCCGATGAGTTGAAAGCCGCCGCGGATGCCGGTCATCCCGATGACGGCTCGCGTTACTATGAATATTGGCTAGCTGCGCTTGAGCGGTTGGTGAAAGAGAAGTCGCTGACCACCGAGTCCGCGCTGCTCGAACGCAAGGAAGCCTGGGCCGACGCCTATCGCCACACGCCCCACGGCAAGCCGGTGGAGTTGCGCGCGGCTGCGAAGTAA
- a CDS encoding TonB-dependent receptor, with protein MKKSPQLIAVLFLVFLFATVLTNLRAQTSQATLQGQVLSQTSSRPIERALVILRNPETNVQAYRYTNAQGIFYFSSLQPGMYRVRVDALGFQPEERSPVELPVASRIELNFSLQGTRPVATAPPSPTAPAPAAAGANPSNILSVMYGADAAIPSAVLIQLPVSVAETLSGTLSRLVDENKILELPLSGRDVYTLLVLNPGVTSDNATGRGLGLSVNGQPVSSSNFLLDGVDNNDLQVTGAATRVSADAVQEYRMATHNFTADFGRSSGFIANAITRSGTNQFHGSLFEFFNQERLNATSFSNNWKNLPEEPFELHQFGGSLGGPLQRDRIFFFGNFEQFRSHTQSQPQQLFLPSPQAVALAPAGSKARQLFGLFPPPGGTPLATNQAVIQKDYVLPFVQRNNFLLGRTDYASPNGSDRLSGRYAFSQNTQDDFAFSPYPNLNAPLVIRGQNLSLNYTRDLLGGTNEFKFGMNRNSVRFIRPHSEIPTLSSNDGVLLPGSEAAYDYAFRDTIFHVLDNYNRLVGRHALSLGLEWRPFLHDSLLSPARDGAYGFPSLLNFLFDLPESVIITLNRQTGRPAEDADFRRNYFQNEWAAFVHDHWKLGARMTVNLGVRWELFGAPNPRNGTQDFNFVFGSGATPAERIAGGRMQQAELYRPDRNNFAPRVGFAVDLTGSGRSVLRGSYGIFFDRIFNNFWMDSRSNNLQLRFLANFPGAPPRFQYTLPVRNGIPTASSSEPTSAIAIDQNLRTPYAQSWFVGIQHEIAADTLIEINHTGALGRKLAASDIINRSYARPVTASNFEGRFNPSLPDINFRSNQSHSDNAAMQLAVNRRWRTGLQFQASYSYSRSRDVQSDPFRRKSSERRARLADLSFSIFQSSSSFVRQMDTNSDYGYSDFDQRHSLVFNFTAQAPLLRGLPRAMSGWQVSALAGFRSGFSYSAATRQPVFLDPLDPGSYYYLEPGSGQLLDNRLDFDGGKSSDATLKNPTPIAGGVVFLDRAKFKRPVSSKVGSSARNAFRGPGFWNVDLSLARSFALSQLGEQVNLQFRLEMFNVFNHTNLSNPDPRFESSQFGEAQYGRQGVGSSLPSASPLNEQPRHVQLAIKIYF; from the coding sequence ATGAAAAAATCCCCCCAGTTGATCGCCGTTCTGTTCCTGGTCTTTTTATTCGCCACCGTTCTCACCAACCTTCGCGCCCAAACTTCCCAGGCAACGCTGCAGGGTCAGGTGCTCAGCCAGACGTCATCGCGGCCCATTGAGCGGGCGCTGGTTATACTCCGCAATCCGGAGACCAACGTGCAGGCCTACCGCTACACCAACGCGCAGGGCATCTTTTATTTTTCCTCGCTACAGCCAGGCATGTACCGGGTTCGCGTGGACGCTCTTGGCTTTCAGCCGGAAGAGCGCTCCCCTGTGGAACTACCAGTGGCCTCGCGCATTGAATTGAATTTTTCTCTGCAGGGAACGAGGCCTGTTGCGACGGCTCCGCCATCTCCCACCGCACCTGCTCCCGCCGCGGCGGGAGCGAATCCGAGCAATATTCTTTCCGTCATGTATGGAGCTGATGCCGCCATCCCCAGTGCGGTATTGATTCAACTTCCCGTGTCGGTGGCAGAAACGCTCTCCGGAACACTCTCGCGGCTAGTCGATGAAAACAAGATACTGGAATTGCCGCTCTCCGGACGCGATGTCTACACGCTGCTGGTGCTGAACCCCGGCGTTACTTCCGACAATGCCACGGGACGCGGCTTGGGTCTCTCGGTGAACGGCCAGCCGGTCTCCAGCTCCAATTTTTTGCTCGATGGTGTGGACAATAATGATCTGCAGGTTACCGGCGCCGCCACGCGCGTCTCCGCCGACGCGGTGCAGGAATACCGCATGGCGACGCACAACTTCACGGCTGACTTTGGGCGGTCATCCGGGTTCATCGCCAACGCCATCACGCGCTCGGGCACCAATCAATTTCATGGCTCCCTGTTCGAGTTTTTCAATCAGGAACGGCTGAACGCCACTTCGTTCAGCAACAACTGGAAGAATCTTCCGGAGGAACCCTTCGAGCTTCATCAGTTCGGCGGCTCGCTGGGTGGCCCCCTCCAGCGCGACCGAATATTCTTCTTTGGCAACTTCGAACAATTCCGCTCCCACACGCAGAGTCAGCCGCAGCAGCTATTCCTCCCCAGTCCTCAAGCTGTGGCGCTGGCCCCTGCGGGCAGTAAAGCACGCCAACTATTCGGTCTGTTCCCGCCGCCGGGGGGAACTCCGCTGGCCACGAATCAGGCAGTCATCCAGAAGGACTACGTCCTCCCGTTTGTGCAGCGCAACAACTTCCTGCTGGGCCGCACCGACTACGCCTCTCCCAACGGAAGCGATCGCCTCAGCGGTCGCTATGCATTTTCCCAGAACACGCAGGATGATTTTGCGTTCAGCCCGTACCCTAATCTCAACGCGCCGCTGGTCATTCGCGGACAGAATCTGAGTTTGAATTACACGCGTGACCTGCTCGGCGGAACCAATGAGTTCAAGTTCGGCATGAACCGCAACAGCGTCCGCTTCATTCGCCCGCACTCGGAGATCCCCACTCTTAGCTCCAATGACGGCGTGCTGCTACCCGGCAGCGAAGCGGCATATGATTACGCCTTCCGCGATACCATCTTTCACGTGCTCGACAACTACAACCGCCTCGTTGGTCGGCATGCGCTTTCGCTCGGGCTTGAATGGCGTCCGTTCCTGCATGACTCGCTGCTCTCCCCGGCGCGCGATGGCGCCTATGGGTTCCCCAGCCTCCTGAACTTCCTGTTCGACCTGCCGGAAAGCGTCATCATTACTTTGAATCGCCAGACGGGCCGTCCCGCCGAGGACGCGGATTTCCGCCGCAACTATTTTCAGAATGAATGGGCGGCATTCGTGCATGACCATTGGAAACTTGGGGCCCGCATGACCGTGAATCTGGGCGTTCGCTGGGAGCTATTCGGCGCACCCAACCCGCGCAATGGCACACAGGATTTCAACTTTGTCTTCGGCTCCGGCGCCACCCCCGCCGAACGCATTGCCGGCGGCAGGATGCAGCAAGCGGAACTCTACCGGCCGGACCGTAACAACTTCGCGCCACGTGTCGGCTTCGCCGTGGATCTCACCGGCTCGGGCCGCAGCGTTTTGCGCGGCAGCTACGGCATTTTCTTCGACCGCATCTTCAACAATTTCTGGATGGATTCGCGCAGCAACAATCTTCAGTTGCGGTTTCTGGCCAATTTCCCAGGAGCTCCGCCGCGCTTTCAATACACGTTGCCGGTACGCAACGGTATCCCCACGGCCAGTTCTAGCGAACCGACGTCGGCGATTGCCATCGATCAAAATCTTCGCACGCCGTATGCCCAGAGCTGGTTCGTCGGGATCCAGCACGAGATCGCCGCCGATACTTTGATCGAAATCAATCACACTGGCGCGCTCGGAAGAAAGCTGGCGGCCTCCGACATTATCAATCGCAGCTATGCGCGACCGGTTACCGCAAGCAACTTCGAGGGACGCTTCAATCCCTCGCTGCCCGACATTAACTTTCGCAGCAATCAGAGCCATTCCGACAACGCAGCCATGCAGCTTGCCGTCAATCGCAGGTGGAGAACGGGATTGCAGTTTCAAGCGTCCTATAGCTACTCGCGCAGCCGGGACGTTCAGAGCGACCCATTCCGCCGCAAATCGTCCGAGCGGCGGGCGCGGCTGGCAGACCTTTCATTCTCCATCTTTCAGTCTTCGTCCTCCTTCGTCCGCCAGATGGATACCAACTCCGATTACGGATACTCCGATTTTGACCAGCGGCATAGTCTGGTGTTCAATTTCACGGCTCAGGCACCATTGCTGCGCGGTCTGCCCAGGGCCATGTCCGGATGGCAGGTCAGTGCGCTGGCTGGCTTCCGATCCGGATTCTCTTATTCGGCGGCCACGCGCCAGCCCGTGTTTCTGGATCCGCTCGATCCGGGATCTTATTACTACCTTGAGCCGGGTTCGGGCCAGTTGTTAGACAATCGACTCGACTTCGATGGAGGCAAATCCAGCGATGCGACTCTGAAAAATCCGACTCCCATTGCGGGAGGAGTTGTGTTTTTGGATCGCGCCAAGTTCAAGCGACCCGTCTCCAGCAAGGTCGGCAGTTCGGCGCGCAACGCATTTCGCGGCCCTGGATTCTGGAACGTGGATTTATCGCTCGCGCGCAGCTTTGCGCTTTCGCAACTCGGTGAGCAAGTAAATCTGCAGTTCCGCCTGGAGATGTTCAACGTATTCAATCACACCAATTTAAGCAATCCAGACCCGCGTTTTGAGTCCTCCCAATTCGGCGAAGCGCAGTATGGACGCCAAGGTGTTGGCTCATCCTTGCCCAGCGCTTCGCCGCTCAATGAGCAGCCGCGCCACGTTCAGCTAGCCATCAAAATTTATTTCTAG
- a CDS encoding cobalt transporter: MPRMTAATLRASPAIRRWSNAVAQFRKIMWVALISGSISGLVLFALQHLTIHPIIQSAEIYEARAEQSHAPEEPAPTDSPRNASWEPAEGWQRISLTALSTVLTGIGFAALLFGLATLWSAPMSTMRGLRWGLAGLACFVLAPSLGLPPEPPGMMAADLQSRQLWWLATAAATAGGLLLLGECKQGWLVRIAGLIVLVLPHVIGAPHDIQNQIVPDDLIRQFQIASITTNAVFWLLLGTLGGYLSARWIKTHPAS, encoded by the coding sequence ATGCCACGCATGACAGCCGCCACGCTGCGGGCTTCCCCTGCCATTAGGCGATGGTCTAACGCCGTGGCCCAGTTCCGTAAAATCATGTGGGTGGCGCTGATCTCCGGATCAATTTCCGGCCTCGTGTTGTTCGCCCTGCAGCATCTGACGATACATCCCATCATCCAGTCCGCCGAAATTTACGAAGCACGTGCGGAACAATCACACGCCCCCGAGGAACCGGCTCCGACTGATTCGCCGAGGAACGCTTCCTGGGAGCCAGCCGAGGGATGGCAACGCATTTCGTTGACCGCGCTGTCGACCGTGCTCACCGGCATTGGTTTTGCAGCCCTGCTGTTTGGACTGGCCACGCTGTGGAGCGCGCCCATGAGCACGATGCGCGGCCTGCGCTGGGGTTTGGCGGGCCTCGCCTGCTTCGTCCTTGCGCCATCGCTGGGACTGCCGCCTGAGCCTCCCGGCATGATGGCCGCTGACCTTCAGTCGCGCCAGCTTTGGTGGCTGGCCACCGCGGCCGCCACCGCAGGCGGTCTGCTGCTGCTCGGGGAGTGCAAGCAGGGTTGGCTAGTGCGTATTGCGGGGCTTATAGTGCTGGTGTTGCCGCACGTAATTGGCGCGCCTCACGACATCCAGAACCAGATCGTCCCGGACGATCTGATCCGCCAATTCCAGATCGCCTCGATCACCACCAATGCGGTCTTCTGGCTGCTGCTCGGTACGCTCGGCGGTTATCTCTCTGCCCGCTGGATAAAGACACACCCCGCATCCTGA